In a genomic window of Myxococcales bacterium:
- a CDS encoding AgmX/PglI C-terminal domain-containing protein, translated as MSATPATAVEVVTSLGGSVVSIDTLTAAPTAHRRGRIALVAGLALLSLGLATFFYGLRTANHDAAARERWIAEKRPSWAFRPTRHSPAVDVLAALGVIAGVGCVATGLLRRRDAARTRLRVGQNDGVDIPLADAPPEQTLVEHGAGGFVAPLANLDGDVAFAGTSTTLASMRAAGHVALPLYVGTQVRTRIGQASFFVRGIEAPVRTAPPAMAWERAPLAFLAASAMAHLMLWGIMQQATEDQGGAPTDMSMRESSTTRSVLVSTEDMPVPPDDGDADDSGKEGDASAPTAIALDTGTLGHDSPNPTPAKLQVADRGLSPRLSREQAIEAARDVGILSSDVFAAGPIRVAEGGNFASGFDDMDITGGLFDGGGTGAPAGSFGWGVRGTGTGCGTIAGVPCSGVASDPFGTLGRDDGHNYLGLLGDDGHGNQRRRTPLVPKVVLQPPVVCSGAGNCLDKELIRRYIRRNIEKISYCYEKELLAQPGLQGTVTANFTLNGNGRVVESSASGVDPTVSSCIAEVISHVQFPKVGETGVYPIKYPFQLRPRG; from the coding sequence ATGTCCGCCACCCCCGCCACCGCCGTCGAGGTCGTCACCTCGCTCGGTGGCTCGGTGGTCTCGATCGACACGCTCACCGCGGCCCCGACCGCGCACCGGCGCGGCCGGATCGCGCTGGTGGCCGGGCTCGCGCTCCTGTCGCTGGGCCTCGCCACGTTCTTCTACGGCCTGCGCACCGCGAACCACGACGCCGCCGCGCGCGAGCGCTGGATCGCCGAGAAGCGCCCGTCGTGGGCGTTCCGGCCGACCCGCCACAGCCCCGCCGTCGACGTGCTGGCCGCGCTCGGCGTCATCGCCGGCGTCGGTTGCGTCGCCACCGGCCTGCTGCGGCGGCGCGACGCCGCCCGGACCCGCCTGCGGGTCGGACAGAACGACGGCGTCGACATCCCGCTGGCCGACGCGCCGCCCGAGCAGACCCTGGTCGAGCACGGCGCCGGTGGCTTCGTCGCCCCGCTCGCAAACCTCGACGGCGACGTCGCGTTCGCCGGCACGTCGACCACGCTCGCGTCGATGCGCGCCGCCGGTCACGTCGCGCTGCCGCTGTACGTCGGCACGCAGGTGCGCACGCGCATCGGCCAGGCGTCGTTCTTCGTGCGCGGCATCGAGGCCCCGGTCCGCACCGCGCCGCCGGCGATGGCGTGGGAGCGCGCCCCGCTCGCGTTCCTGGCGGCGTCGGCGATGGCCCACCTGATGCTGTGGGGGATCATGCAGCAGGCGACCGAGGACCAGGGCGGCGCGCCGACCGACATGTCGATGCGCGAGAGCTCGACGACCCGCTCGGTGTTGGTGTCGACCGAGGACATGCCGGTGCCTCCTGACGACGGCGACGCCGACGACTCGGGCAAGGAGGGCGACGCCTCGGCGCCGACCGCCATCGCGCTCGACACCGGCACGCTCGGTCACGACAGCCCCAACCCGACCCCGGCCAAGCTCCAGGTCGCCGACCGCGGGCTGAGCCCGCGCCTGTCGCGCGAGCAGGCCATCGAGGCCGCGCGCGACGTCGGCATCCTGTCGTCGGACGTGTTCGCCGCCGGCCCGATCCGCGTGGCCGAGGGCGGCAACTTCGCCTCGGGCTTCGACGACATGGACATCACCGGCGGCCTGTTCGACGGCGGCGGCACCGGCGCGCCGGCGGGCTCGTTCGGCTGGGGCGTCCGCGGCACCGGCACCGGCTGCGGCACGATCGCTGGCGTCCCGTGCAGCGGCGTGGCCTCGGATCCGTTCGGCACGCTCGGCCGCGACGACGGCCACAACTACCTCGGCCTCCTCGGCGACGACGGCCACGGCAACCAGCGCCGCCGCACCCCCCTCGTCCCCAAGGTCGTCCTCCAGCCGCCGGTCGTGTGCAGTGGCGCCGGCAACTGCCTCGACAAGGAGCTCATCCGCCGCTACATCCGCCGCAACATCGAGAAGATCTCGTACTGCTACGAGAAGGAGCTGCTCGCGCAGCCCGGCCTGCAGGGCACCGTGACCGCCAACTTCACGCTCAACGGCAACGGGCGCGTCGTCGAGTCGAGCGCGAGCGGCGTGGACCCGACGGTGTCGAGCTGCATCGCCGAGGTCATCTCGCACGTGCAGTTCCCGAAGGTCGGCGAGACCGGCGTGTACCCCATCAAGTACCCGTTCCAGCTCCGCCCCCGCGGCTGA
- a CDS encoding cytochrome P460 family protein: MRSSSLFVVVALSGCGSSPPRPAEPAMDPQLTSMMKSTDMPMDDGATFGPLAVGADYAAYVHMNTAPVPSETHGGRLVDTYVNAVGAAAYLDDEAEIPVGTVVVKTSVETKDGAATGEAGPIFVMEKKAPGFDPEHGDWAYAIHWAEPPARWAAKLGGPIYWRSPSHKVGYCVECHDNYDRNLGGVPGPARITALPE; this comes from the coding sequence ATGAGATCGAGCTCCCTGTTCGTCGTCGTCGCCCTGAGCGGGTGCGGATCGTCGCCCCCGCGCCCGGCCGAGCCCGCCATGGATCCGCAGCTGACGTCGATGATGAAGTCGACGGACATGCCGATGGACGACGGCGCCACGTTCGGGCCGCTCGCGGTCGGCGCCGACTACGCCGCGTACGTGCACATGAACACCGCGCCGGTGCCGTCGGAGACCCACGGCGGACGCCTGGTCGACACCTACGTCAACGCGGTCGGCGCGGCCGCCTACCTCGACGACGAGGCCGAGATCCCGGTCGGCACGGTCGTGGTCAAGACCTCGGTCGAGACCAAGGACGGGGCCGCGACCGGCGAGGCCGGGCCGATCTTCGTGATGGAGAAGAAGGCGCCTGGCTTCGATCCCGAGCACGGCGACTGGGCCTACGCGATCCACTGGGCCGAGCCGCCGGCGCGCTGGGCCGCCAAGCTCGGCGGCCCGATCTACTGGCGGTCGCCGTCGCACAAGGTCGGCTACTGCGTCGAGTGCCACGACAACTACGATCGCAACCTCGGCGGCGTGCCGGGGCCGGCGCGGATCACCGCGCTGCCGGAGTAG
- a CDS encoding efflux RND transporter permease subunit, with the protein MIRRIIGFSAENRVLVLALTAVALVIAWWSMRTIPLDALPDLADTQVIVYARWDRSPDIIEDQVTYPITSALLGAPRVKTVRGLSDFGFSYVYVIFEDGTDLYWARTRVLEYLSKITPDLPAGAKIQMGPDASSVGWVFQYALVDRTGRHATDELRSYQDWFLRYAIQSVPGVAEVATIGGHVRQYQINVNPNALAAYGLSLQTVIDAVRTGNNDVGGRLVELSGREYMVRGRGYIKNIADIEQLGLRTNGGTPVLVKDVAQVVLGPEMRRGIADLDGEGDAVGGIVVMRAGENALDVIARVKAKLDDVKASLPAGVEVVVTYDRSDLIERAIDTVTSKLLEEMIIVALIILVFLWHFPSSLVPIVTIPISVLLAFIPLKLMGQNANLMSLAGIAISTGVLVDGAIVEVENAYNKIYLWQRAGRPGDFHRVRLDALLEVGPGVFFSLLVIAAAFLPIFTLVDQEGRLFKPLAYSKNLTMAIAALLAITLDPALRMMFARIDPYTFRPRWLARLATAALVGRYRSEERHPVSRLLHWLYERPCHFVLRHAWGTIAVAVLIIASAVPIYQRLGSEFMPPLREGTILYMPSAVQPGMSVAEAEKALQVQDKILRTFPEVERVFGKAGRATTSTDPAPFTMMETTIVLKPERQWRTRPRWYSSWAPAWAKSALRPFWNDRISQDQLEDELDRALRLPGISNAWTMPIKGRLDMLSTGIRTPVGIKILGSDLPTIERVAREVEAIVAELPGTRSAYAERVAGGFFLDFVLKRDQLARYGLTVDDANMMVMTAVGGDNQSMTIEGRERYGINVRYARDYRDDLASLRRVLLPLPGGRGQIPMEAIADVGLAQGPAMIRDENGFLAGYVYVDFDTSKVDIGGYVTRAKAAVAAAVTLPPGYTLTWSGQYENMLRVKERLKLVVPLTLVLIFLLLYLNTRSAFKAGLVMLAVPFSAVGAVWLLWLLDYNMSIAVWVGMIALMGLDAETGVFMLLFLDLSCDERARAGRLNTYGDLHEAVIHGAVKRIRPKAMTVCAAMLGLLPIMWSIGTGADLMKRIAAPMVGGLVTSFAMELLVYPAIYFLWRRRGLRPGPASPEEPAPA; encoded by the coding sequence GTGATCCGGCGGATCATCGGCTTCTCGGCCGAGAACCGGGTGCTGGTGCTCGCGCTGACCGCGGTCGCGCTGGTGATCGCGTGGTGGTCGATGCGCACGATCCCGCTCGACGCCCTGCCCGACCTCGCCGACACCCAGGTCATCGTCTACGCGCGCTGGGATCGCAGCCCCGACATCATCGAGGATCAGGTCACGTACCCGATCACGTCGGCGCTCTTGGGCGCGCCCCGGGTCAAGACCGTGCGCGGCCTGTCGGACTTCGGCTTCAGCTACGTCTACGTGATCTTCGAGGACGGGACCGACCTGTACTGGGCCCGGACCCGGGTGCTCGAGTACCTGTCGAAGATCACGCCGGACCTGCCGGCCGGCGCCAAGATCCAGATGGGGCCGGACGCGTCGAGCGTCGGCTGGGTGTTCCAGTACGCGCTGGTCGATCGCACCGGCCGCCACGCCACCGACGAGCTGCGCTCGTACCAGGACTGGTTCCTGCGCTACGCGATCCAGAGCGTGCCGGGCGTGGCCGAGGTCGCGACGATCGGCGGCCACGTCCGCCAGTACCAGATCAACGTCAACCCCAACGCGCTGGCGGCGTACGGGCTGTCGCTGCAGACGGTGATCGACGCGGTCCGGACCGGCAACAACGACGTCGGCGGGCGCCTGGTCGAGCTGTCCGGACGCGAGTACATGGTGCGCGGGCGCGGCTACATCAAGAACATCGCCGACATCGAGCAGCTGGGGCTGCGCACCAACGGCGGCACGCCGGTGCTGGTCAAGGACGTCGCCCAGGTCGTGCTCGGCCCCGAGATGCGCCGCGGCATCGCCGACCTCGACGGCGAGGGCGACGCCGTCGGCGGCATCGTCGTCATGCGCGCGGGCGAGAACGCGCTCGACGTGATCGCCCGGGTCAAGGCCAAGCTCGACGACGTCAAGGCGTCGCTGCCCGCCGGCGTCGAGGTCGTCGTCACCTACGACCGCTCGGACCTGATCGAGCGCGCGATCGACACCGTCACCTCGAAGCTGCTCGAGGAGATGATCATCGTCGCGCTGATCATCCTGGTCTTCCTGTGGCACTTCCCGTCGTCGCTGGTGCCGATCGTCACGATCCCGATCAGCGTCCTGCTGGCCTTCATCCCGCTCAAGCTGATGGGCCAGAACGCCAACCTGATGTCCCTGGCCGGCATCGCGATCTCGACCGGCGTGCTCGTCGACGGCGCGATCGTCGAGGTCGAGAACGCCTACAACAAGATCTACCTGTGGCAGCGGGCCGGCCGCCCCGGCGACTTCCACCGCGTCCGGCTCGACGCGCTGCTGGAGGTCGGGCCCGGGGTGTTCTTCTCGCTCCTGGTGATCGCGGCGGCGTTCCTGCCGATCTTCACGCTGGTCGACCAGGAGGGCCGGCTGTTCAAGCCGCTGGCGTACTCGAAGAACCTGACGATGGCGATCGCCGCGCTGCTGGCGATCACGCTCGACCCGGCGCTGCGGATGATGTTCGCGCGGATCGATCCCTACACCTTCCGCCCGCGCTGGCTGGCGCGGCTCGCGACCGCGGCCCTGGTCGGGCGCTACCGGTCCGAGGAGCGCCACCCGGTCAGCCGGCTCTTGCACTGGCTCTACGAGCGGCCGTGCCACTTCGTGCTCCGCCACGCCTGGGGCACGATCGCGGTCGCGGTCCTGATCATCGCCAGCGCCGTGCCGATCTACCAGCGCCTGGGCTCGGAGTTCATGCCGCCGCTGCGCGAGGGCACGATCCTGTACATGCCGTCGGCGGTGCAGCCCGGCATGTCGGTGGCCGAGGCCGAGAAGGCGCTGCAGGTCCAGGACAAGATCCTGCGCACGTTCCCGGAGGTCGAGCGGGTGTTCGGCAAGGCCGGCCGCGCCACGACCTCGACCGACCCGGCGCCGTTCACGATGATGGAGACGACGATCGTGCTCAAGCCCGAGCGCCAGTGGCGGACCCGACCGCGCTGGTACTCGTCGTGGGCGCCGGCCTGGGCCAAGTCGGCGCTGCGGCCGTTCTGGAACGATCGCATCAGCCAGGACCAGCTCGAGGACGAGCTCGACCGGGCGCTGCGCCTGCCCGGCATCTCGAACGCGTGGACGATGCCGATCAAGGGCCGCCTCGACATGCTCTCGACCGGCATCCGCACGCCGGTCGGCATCAAGATCCTCGGCAGCGACCTGCCGACGATCGAGCGCGTCGCCCGCGAGGTCGAGGCGATCGTGGCCGAGCTGCCCGGGACCCGCAGCGCCTACGCCGAGCGCGTGGCCGGCGGCTTCTTCCTCGACTTCGTGCTCAAGCGCGACCAGCTGGCCCGCTACGGCCTCACCGTCGACGACGCCAACATGATGGTCATGACGGCGGTCGGCGGCGACAACCAGAGCATGACCATCGAGGGCCGCGAGCGCTACGGCATCAACGTCCGGTACGCGCGCGACTACCGCGACGATCTGGCGTCGCTGCGGCGCGTGCTCTTGCCGCTGCCGGGCGGCCGCGGCCAGATCCCGATGGAGGCGATCGCCGACGTCGGCCTGGCCCAGGGCCCGGCGATGATCCGCGACGAGAACGGCTTCCTCGCCGGCTACGTCTACGTCGACTTCGACACGTCCAAGGTCGACATCGGCGGCTACGTCACGCGCGCCAAGGCCGCCGTGGCCGCCGCCGTGACCCTGCCGCCCGGCTACACGCTGACCTGGAGCGGCCAGTACGAGAACATGCTGCGGGTCAAGGAGCGCCTGAAGCTGGTCGTGCCGCTGACGCTGGTCCTGATCTTCCTCTTGCTCTACCTGAACACGCGCTCGGCGTTCAAGGCCGGCCTGGTGATGCTGGCGGTGCCGTTCTCGGCGGTCGGCGCGGTCTGGCTCCTGTGGCTGCTCGACTACAACATGTCGATCGCGGTCTGGGTCGGGATGATCGCGCTCATGGGCCTCGACGCCGAGACCGGGGTGTTCATGCTGCTGTTCCTCGATCTGTCGTGCGACGAGCGGGCCCGGGCCGGGCGCCTCAACACCTACGGCGACCTGCACGAGGCGGTCATCCACGGCGCGGTCAAGCGCATCCGACCCAAGGCCATGACCGTGTGCGCCGCGATGCTCGGGCTGTTGCCGATCATGTGGTCGATCGGGACCGGCGCCGATCTGATGAAGCGCATCGCGGCGCCGATGGTCGGCGGGCTCGTGACCAGCTTCGCGATGGAGCTCCTGGTCTACCCGGCGATCTACTTCCTGTGGCGGCGCCGCGGCCTGCGCCCAGGGCCGGCCAGCCCCGAGGAGCCCGCGCCGGCCTGA
- a CDS encoding efflux RND transporter periplasmic adaptor subunit, with protein sequence MTTEPPAPHVDPDAPPARPATIDPPAPTPPGASPRRGYGLGTMLVFGLVCAIGAGAAAIKLLDHGAPSATTGGAAGHQYHCPMHPTIVSDHPGECPICGMDLVEVDAASTTAATTPSVRTIVHYRSPMDPRQTSPTPRKDEMGMAYLPVYADELAGGSSPVPGMGAVDIDPDRQQLIGLRTTEVTRASIGGEVRTVGRVAIDETRVSHVNVKNGGFVERIFVDYLGKPVKRGDPLFTLFSPELVAAQEEYLLAVRTRGVLGASGDGQGLVDAARRRLALWDVSAAELKRLEATGTPRKALTFYAPATGVVTKKDVVAGMKLDPGAMPYELVDLSEVWVIADVYESEIRFVHEGTPATLAMTAYPDRTFAGTISFIAPFLDPSTRTIKVRLKFANPDGDLRPEMYGEVVLSTTARDALVVPHDAIIDSGAIQVVFVAQGAGKFVPRQVQLGQRDATRVEVVAGLEAGERVVTRANFLVDSESRLRASLEGLTPAPAPTQARVLPEAGAVP encoded by the coding sequence ATGACCACCGAGCCCCCAGCCCCCCACGTCGACCCCGACGCGCCGCCCGCGCGGCCGGCGACGATCGACCCGCCCGCGCCGACGCCACCGGGCGCGTCACCGCGCCGCGGGTACGGCCTCGGGACGATGCTGGTCTTCGGCCTGGTGTGCGCCATCGGCGCCGGCGCCGCCGCGATCAAGCTGCTCGACCACGGCGCCCCGTCGGCGACCACCGGCGGCGCCGCGGGCCACCAGTACCACTGCCCGATGCACCCGACGATCGTCTCGGACCACCCCGGCGAGTGCCCGATCTGCGGGATGGACCTGGTCGAGGTCGACGCCGCGTCGACGACCGCGGCGACGACCCCGTCGGTGCGCACGATCGTGCACTACCGGTCGCCGATGGACCCGCGCCAGACCTCGCCGACGCCGCGCAAGGACGAGATGGGCATGGCCTACCTGCCGGTCTACGCCGACGAGCTGGCCGGCGGCTCGTCGCCGGTGCCCGGGATGGGGGCGGTCGACATCGACCCCGATCGCCAGCAGCTGATCGGGCTGCGCACGACCGAGGTCACGCGCGCGTCGATCGGCGGCGAGGTCCGGACCGTCGGCCGGGTCGCGATCGACGAGACCCGCGTCAGCCACGTCAACGTCAAGAACGGCGGCTTCGTCGAGCGGATCTTCGTCGACTACCTCGGCAAGCCGGTCAAGCGCGGCGATCCGCTGTTCACCCTGTTCAGCCCCGAGCTGGTGGCGGCGCAGGAGGAGTACCTGCTCGCGGTCCGCACCCGCGGCGTGCTCGGCGCCAGCGGCGACGGCCAGGGCCTGGTCGACGCGGCCCGCCGCCGGCTGGCGCTGTGGGACGTGTCGGCCGCCGAGCTCAAGCGCCTCGAGGCCACCGGGACGCCGCGCAAGGCGCTGACGTTCTACGCCCCGGCGACCGGCGTGGTCACCAAGAAGGACGTGGTCGCCGGCATGAAGCTCGACCCGGGCGCGATGCCGTACGAGCTGGTCGATCTCAGCGAGGTCTGGGTGATCGCCGACGTCTACGAGAGCGAGATCCGGTTCGTCCACGAGGGCACGCCGGCGACGCTGGCCATGACCGCGTACCCCGACCGCACCTTCGCCGGCACGATCAGCTTCATCGCCCCGTTCCTCGACCCGTCGACCCGGACGATCAAGGTCCGGCTGAAGTTCGCCAACCCCGACGGCGACCTGCGGCCCGAGATGTACGGCGAGGTCGTGCTGTCGACGACCGCGCGCGACGCGCTGGTGGTGCCGCACGACGCGATCATCGACTCGGGCGCGATCCAGGTCGTGTTCGTGGCCCAGGGCGCCGGCAAGTTTGTGCCGCGCCAGGTCCAGCTCGGCCAGCGCGACGCCACCCGCGTCGAGGTCGTCGCCGGCCTCGAGGCCGGCGAGCGCGTCGTCACCCGCGCCAACTTCCTGGTCGACTCCGAGTCGCGGCTGCGGGCCTCGCTCGAGGGCCTGACCCCGGCCCCGGCGCCGACCCAGGCCCGGGTCCTGCCGGAAGCGGGCGCCGTCCCGTGA
- a CDS encoding YdcH family protein has translation MDASTLDTLVDEHRRLDARLRQLEGQRSMTSAEQVEYGTLKKQKLLAKDRIARLQATDRRA, from the coding sequence ATGGATGCCTCGACCCTCGATACGCTCGTCGATGAACACCGCCGCCTCGACGCCCGACTCCGGCAGCTCGAGGGCCAGCGCTCGATGACCTCGGCCGAGCAGGTCGAGTACGGGACGCTGAAGAAGCAGAAGCTCCTCGCCAAGGACCGGATCGCGCGCCTGCAGGCGACCGACCGCCGCGCGTGA
- the rseP gene encoding RIP metalloprotease RseP, with amino-acid sequence MSVVYFLLLVGVLVIIHELGHFVAAKLLDVRVLRFSIGYGRPLIRVRGAETEYQIAVFPLGGYVRILGVEDGPDVEPRDRGRSFATRPLWQRLVIIFAGPAANLILPILIYFVFFAGHTELPAAVVGDVFEDSPAARAGIEAGDTVLAVDGKSVRYWEDLERAIRARGGDEISLKLQRGPRVFEKYVVPIADVVRKRDGQVSAQGRIGITRAPFVPMVGIIDPTSPAGRAGMTTGDLIVNIDGRPVDNWSGVAVGLGHGARRTNLVYLRGTEIPGVPQVRLLEARFADLMPETRLDATLGRSAYTGLENAEMFVAHVDPGTPADLAGLRVGDLIATIDDQAVKHWAVLEQKLLSDPSRTWTIGWRRTDHGKVVERSAQLTQVWRKELDQYGHTVERLVLGARNDVQRGHGKMVPIDGRFGYAVSKAVERTGETIKLMALGFLKVLGGDSPSESLGGPLTMYRVASVSGEQGWDSFLLLIALISVNLGLINLLPVPVLDGGHVLVFIIEGVRRRPLSARGKEKIQFFGLVLVGIITILALRNDMMQYVFR; translated from the coding sequence ATGTCGGTCGTCTACTTCCTGCTCCTCGTCGGCGTGCTCGTGATCATCCACGAGCTCGGTCACTTCGTGGCGGCCAAGCTGCTCGACGTGCGCGTGCTGCGGTTCTCGATCGGCTACGGCCGGCCGCTGATCCGGGTCCGCGGCGCCGAGACCGAGTACCAGATCGCGGTGTTCCCGCTGGGCGGCTACGTGCGGATCCTCGGCGTCGAGGACGGGCCCGACGTCGAGCCGCGCGACCGCGGCCGCTCGTTCGCGACCCGGCCGCTGTGGCAGCGCCTCGTGATCATCTTCGCGGGGCCGGCCGCCAACCTGATCCTGCCGATCCTGATCTACTTCGTGTTCTTCGCCGGCCACACCGAGCTGCCGGCGGCGGTGGTGGGCGACGTGTTCGAGGACTCGCCGGCCGCCCGGGCCGGGATCGAGGCGGGCGACACGGTCCTGGCCGTCGACGGCAAGAGCGTCCGCTACTGGGAGGACCTCGAGCGCGCGATCCGCGCCCGCGGCGGCGACGAGATCAGCCTCAAGCTGCAGCGCGGGCCGCGGGTGTTCGAGAAGTACGTGGTGCCGATCGCCGACGTCGTGCGCAAGCGCGACGGCCAGGTGTCGGCGCAGGGCCGCATCGGCATCACCCGGGCGCCGTTCGTGCCGATGGTCGGCATCATCGATCCGACGTCACCGGCCGGGCGCGCCGGCATGACCACCGGCGATCTGATCGTCAACATCGACGGCCGCCCCGTCGACAACTGGAGCGGGGTCGCGGTCGGGCTCGGCCACGGCGCGCGCCGCACCAACCTGGTGTACCTGCGCGGCACCGAGATCCCGGGCGTGCCGCAGGTGCGGCTGCTCGAGGCCCGGTTCGCCGATCTGATGCCCGAGACCCGGCTCGACGCCACCCTCGGGCGCAGCGCCTACACCGGGCTCGAGAACGCCGAGATGTTCGTGGCCCACGTCGATCCCGGCACGCCGGCCGATCTGGCCGGGCTGCGGGTCGGCGATCTGATCGCGACGATCGACGACCAGGCGGTCAAGCACTGGGCCGTGCTCGAGCAGAAGCTCCTGTCGGACCCGAGCCGCACCTGGACCATCGGCTGGCGCCGCACCGACCACGGCAAGGTGGTCGAGCGCTCGGCGCAGCTCACGCAGGTGTGGCGCAAGGAGCTCGATCAGTACGGCCACACCGTCGAGCGGCTCGTGCTCGGCGCCCGCAACGACGTCCAGCGCGGCCACGGCAAGATGGTGCCGATCGACGGGCGCTTCGGGTACGCGGTGTCGAAGGCGGTCGAGCGCACCGGCGAGACGATCAAGCTGATGGCGCTGGGGTTCCTCAAGGTGCTCGGCGGCGACTCGCCGAGCGAGAGCCTGGGCGGCCCGCTGACGATGTACCGGGTCGCGTCGGTGTCGGGCGAGCAGGGCTGGGACTCGTTCCTGCTGCTGATCGCGCTGATCAGCGTGAACCTCGGCCTGATCAACCTGCTGCCGGTGCCGGTGCTCGATGGCGGCCACGTGCTGGTGTTCATCATCGAGGGCGTGCGCCGCCGGCCGCTGTCGGCGCGCGGCAAGGAGAAGATCCAGTTCTTCGGCCTGGTGCTGGTCGGGATCATCACGATCCTGGCGCTGCGCAACGACATGATGCAGTACGTGTTCCGCTGA
- the tsaB gene encoding tRNA (adenosine(37)-N6)-threonylcarbamoyltransferase complex dimerization subunit type 1 TsaB, translated as MTILALDTSTLTASAAVVTGAGEVLAVAVGEPATPTDRVMMLCAQALDRAGVTAAALTAIAVGAGPGSFTGLRIGLATGKGLAYALGLPLWLASSLAALAHDLAAVVPVDDALLVPALDARRGELYVGFYRRTDAGLTAVADERVLAPSALAAVIAELGDRAHLAGDALQSYADALAALPATVARHAALRTPSAVGVARAVLASDRRDRLHDGAPAYIRLSEAEVKYPNGVPGAQRR; from the coding sequence ATGACGATCCTCGCGCTCGACACCTCGACCCTGACCGCCAGCGCCGCGGTCGTGACCGGCGCCGGCGAGGTGCTGGCGGTCGCCGTCGGCGAGCCGGCGACGCCGACCGATCGCGTGATGATGCTGTGCGCGCAGGCGCTCGACCGCGCCGGGGTCACCGCCGCCGCGCTGACCGCGATCGCCGTCGGCGCCGGCCCGGGCTCGTTCACCGGCCTGCGCATCGGCCTGGCCACCGGCAAGGGCCTGGCCTACGCGCTGGGCCTGCCGCTGTGGCTGGCGTCGTCGCTGGCGGCCCTGGCCCACGACCTCGCGGCGGTGGTCCCCGTCGACGACGCGCTGCTGGTGCCGGCGCTCGACGCCCGCCGCGGCGAGCTCTACGTCGGCTTCTACCGCCGGACCGACGCCGGGCTGACCGCCGTCGCCGACGAGCGGGTGCTCGCGCCGAGCGCGCTGGCCGCGGTGATCGCCGAGCTCGGCGACCGCGCCCACCTGGCCGGCGACGCGCTCCAGAGCTACGCCGACGCGCTGGCCGCCCTGCCCGCCACGGTCGCGCGCCACGCCGCGCTGCGCACGCCGTCGGCCGTCGGCGTGGCCCGGGCCGTGCTGGCGAGCGACCGCCGCGATCGCCTGCACGACGGCGCGCCGGCGTACATCCGGCTGTCCGAGGCCGAGGTGAAGTACCCCAACGGCGTCCCCGGCGCCCAGCGTCGCTGA